The genomic window CGAAGATCATGTTCGGCGCCTGCTGCTGCAAGGCGCGCGCTTGCGCATCCGCGGTGGTAGGCGCTGTGACGTTGATCTGATCCAGAGACTTCACGGCCGCGCCCAGCGCGAAGTCTTCCACAGCGGGATTGTTGCCTTCGATCGTGATCTTGCGCAGCAGCGGTCGCTGTCCCTTGATGTTCACGATCAGCGTATACACACCAGGCGCCAGGTTGGGCAGCACATAGTTACCGTGTGCATCCGTAGTGGTGGCCGCACGCGTTCCCCGCACTTCGATGCGCACGCCGGCCACCGGTTTGTGATCTGCGGCCATTTCGACATGCCCGCTCAAGGCGACCGTATCGGCAGCACTCGCCATTAACGGCAAGGCAAGTACCATCAAGCCCAATCCAAGCCTGCACGCTTGCGCCAGTGACATGTCCCGCACCCTCGAATCGTTGAGATGACGGCAGGCCTGTTGGTACCTGCCTCTGTTCGGGGCACGTTAGATTTCGGGCATGACAGTCAGAATGCAGCTTGCATACGAATCGGTAAGCTTTAAGGCAACAGCGCGATGAACGGCGGCGCAAGATGTTTCGCCATCATGCGAATTGCATCTGCACGGCCAGTCCTGGCTGACGATCGGACAGCGCGAGGGGAACACGATGCAGGTCGGCAATGGCGGCAACCAGGGCCAATCCCAAGCCGCTGCCTGGTGACGTGCGGCTGCTGTCCAGGCGAACGAAACGGTCGAATACGCGTTTGTGCTCGTGGACGGGAATGCCAGGCCCATCATCCGCGACGCATCCCACGGCACCACTCTCAGATCCGTTCAGCGACACGGTGATGCAGGTTCCGGCCGGCGTGTGGTGAATCGCGTTTTCGATCAAGTTGGACAGCATCTGCGTGAGCAGCGCGCGATCGCCTTTGAAAGCCACGCCGGGCTGCACGCTGGCATTGACGGCGTGACCAGTTTCCTCGGCGACAGGTCCATAGACTTCTGCCATCGATACGAACAATTCAGACAGATCCACGGACGCGAAACCCGCCTGCCGCTCGCGTGCCTGGATGCGCGAGATACGCAACAATGCGCCGAAGGTTGCCAGCACATTGTCGACTTCATGGATCGATTGTTCGATCGCGATGCGCTGAGTGGCGGCATCTTGTTCTGCGGTGGTGGCCGATTCCAATCGCTGTCGCAGTCGCGTAAGCGGCGTTCGCAAGTCATGCGCAATGTCGTTCGACACCTGCCGCATGTTTTCCATCAACGTGTGGACGCGCTCGAGAATGCGATTGAGGCGTCCGGCCAACCGTGCAAACTCCACGCCGCCACGCTGAGGACGCAAAGGCCCCGGCGCTTCGCCAGTCACAATGCGTTCGGCCCAGCTGCTGAGCCGATCGACGTTCTTGATGAAGAAATGGCCCGCAATGCCACCCGATAGCAAGGCAAACAACATGGCAAAGCCAACGCTGAAGTAGAAATAGCGTGCCAGATTTTCGTCGAGTTCGCCGATATCGCGATTATCCCGTCCGACGGTGAGCCATCTGCCGTCACCAAGCGGCGTGACGTAGAGATCAACTTGATGTGCATGTCCCTTGTGGCGACCGTGGGCGCCGTGAAACGGTACGCGTTGCCACCCTGGCTCGGTCGGCCGATAGAGGAGGTTGCCGGCGATCCGCTGTCCGTTCGCATCGGACAGCAGTACATAGTCCGGCCCCACCGGCAATACGTTCACCCGCTGGCGAATCTGCGACTCCAGCTCGCCCACGCGCGCAGCTTCTCGCAGGCTGGCCGTTTCCACTTCCACGGCGGTGCGAAGCTGATCGGCAACGTAAGTGTGAATCTCACGCCATACCAATCCGAACAGTGCAGCGACTACGATCGCGAACAGCAACGCTTGCAGCGCGGCGACGCGAAACGTTGCCGTCTGTATGAAATTAATCGGGCGCACGCAGGCAATACCCCGTTCCGCGAATAGTGTGCAACAAAGCCACGCCGTAACCGCGGTCAATCTTGGCGCGCAGACGGCTGATATGCGTTTCCACCAGACTCGTCTGCGGATCGAAATGGAATTCCCACACGTGTTCCAGCAGCATGGAACGCGTGACGACTTTGCCCGCCTGCATCATCAGGTATTCCAGCAAACGGAATTCGCGCGGTTGCAGTTCGATGACCTGCCCGTCACGGCAGACTTCCCGGCTGATCAGGTTCATGTGCAGATCGCCCACGCTTAGCCGCGTGGACAGATCGGCTAAGGGCGGTCTGCGTGCGAGCGCACCGACGCGTGCCTTGAGCTCGTTGAGCGCGAAGGGCTTGCCAAGGTAATCGTCCGCACCGGCTTCAAGTCCCTCCACGCGCGAATCGGCTTCGCCTAGCGCGGACAGCATCAATACGGGCATCTGCTTTCCCCGCTGGCGCAAGTTGCGCACCAGGGAGATGCCGTCTGTATGCGGCAGCATGCGATCGACCACGAGCAGGTCGTATTCACCGTTCATGGCCATCTGCCAGCCCATCGCGCCGTCGACGGCGCAATCGACCAACTGGCCTGCGCTGGACAGGCTGGTCCTCAGATAGCTCGCGGTTTCATGATCGTCTTCCACCACCAGGATCTTCATCCTGCCCTCCCGCCCCATCAGATCAAACCGCGGACTGCCGGAATTCGGCCTGGCGCAGCGTGGCGGCGAGTGTTGCGCCGTTAATGCGGCAATCTGATGACAACCGTGGGGAACGCTTTCCGAAACGGGATGCGTGCGACCGCGCCCCGGGCATCAACGGGGCGCTGGATCAAGAACGCTTAGGTGGTATCAGCGCGGAACGCGCAGGCTGGAATCGCGCAACGCCGCTTCATGTTGCAGCTCGTCGTGTGCGGCAACGTCTTCGGTATCCAGTGCGCTATGACCGGGACGGTGCATGGCGCCTGGGGAAGCGGGCGTTTCGTTGACGCCTTCCTTGTCGATCGTCGTCTCGGCGGTCGGCTTCGTGCTCATGCGTGATTCCTCGGGCTTTTGCCTATTTCTGCATGAAGCCTACTTGCGCGCAAGCTGGTCGGCCGACCAGCCACCGCCCAATGCCCGGATCAGTTGCACGCTAGCGCGCAGGCGCTGGGTATCCAGTTGCAGCAGACCACGCTTCTCTTGCAGCGCGGTGGTCTGTGCGGTGACGACATCCAGGTAGCTGACTGCACCGTGTTTGTACTGCGTCATCGACAAGTCGAGCGCGTGCTGTGCGGCGTCTGAAGCATCTTTCTGGTT from Dyella caseinilytica includes these protein-coding regions:
- a CDS encoding sensor histidine kinase codes for the protein MRPINFIQTATFRVAALQALLFAIVVAALFGLVWREIHTYVADQLRTAVEVETASLREAARVGELESQIRQRVNVLPVGPDYVLLSDANGQRIAGNLLYRPTEPGWQRVPFHGAHGRHKGHAHQVDLYVTPLGDGRWLTVGRDNRDIGELDENLARYFYFSVGFAMLFALLSGGIAGHFFIKNVDRLSSWAERIVTGEAPGPLRPQRGGVEFARLAGRLNRILERVHTLMENMRQVSNDIAHDLRTPLTRLRQRLESATTAEQDAATQRIAIEQSIHEVDNVLATFGALLRISRIQARERQAGFASVDLSELFVSMAEVYGPVAEETGHAVNASVQPGVAFKGDRALLTQMLSNLIENAIHHTPAGTCITVSLNGSESGAVGCVADDGPGIPVHEHKRVFDRFVRLDSSRTSPGSGLGLALVAAIADLHRVPLALSDRQPGLAVQMQFA
- a CDS encoding response regulator transcription factor; translated protein: MKILVVEDDHETASYLRTSLSSAGQLVDCAVDGAMGWQMAMNGEYDLLVVDRMLPHTDGISLVRNLRQRGKQMPVLMLSALGEADSRVEGLEAGADDYLGKPFALNELKARVGALARRPPLADLSTRLSVGDLHMNLISREVCRDGQVIELQPREFRLLEYLMMQAGKVVTRSMLLEHVWEFHFDPQTSLVETHISRLRAKIDRGYGVALLHTIRGTGYCLRAPD